A genomic region of Streptomyces sp. NBC_00247 contains the following coding sequences:
- a CDS encoding glycoside hydrolase family 15 protein, whose amino-acid sequence MAGRIEDYALIGDMQTAALVCRDGTVDWLCLPRFDSHAIFAGLLGTEEHGFWRLGPLEPDAAEDGSRGEPPAADRRRYRGDSLILESEWDTPRGTVRVIDFMPPRDGAPQLIRIVEGVSGRVPMRSSLRMRFSYGRITPWVHKVDNRTVAVAGPDSVWLDTSAETYGKDLTTYSDFTVSPGDRIAFTISWQPSHHQPPGLPEPEGSLEATENFWEEWVAQCTYHGPYREAVIRSLITLKALTYAPTGGIVAAPTTSLPEEIGGVRNWDYRYTWLRDAAITLSSLLRTGYREEARAWREWLLRAVAGDPENLQIMYGIAGERELGEAELDWLPGYENSGPVRVGNGAADQLQLDVYGEVTEALHLAHMTGLARNDYAMGLQLKLISYLEQHWYEPDEGIWEVRGPRRHFVHSKVMAWVAVDRTIKLIESGDVEGPLERWRELRDDIHRDVCDRGYDPERNTFTQSYGSKELDASLLLIPQMGFLPPDDKRVIGTIEAIQRELSTEDGFVLRYPTSGDDAGVDGLEGDEGAFLACSFWLADDLAMIGRVDEARQLFEKLLSLRNDLGLLAEEWDSRLQRQVGNFPQAFSHVPLIDTALRLTASGAYAG is encoded by the coding sequence GTGGCCGGGCGCATCGAGGATTACGCACTCATCGGAGACATGCAGACAGCGGCGCTGGTCTGCCGGGACGGCACGGTCGACTGGCTCTGCCTCCCACGCTTCGATTCCCACGCCATCTTCGCGGGACTTCTGGGTACCGAGGAGCACGGCTTCTGGCGCCTGGGTCCGCTGGAGCCCGACGCCGCCGAGGACGGCAGCCGCGGCGAGCCGCCCGCCGCCGACCGGCGGCGTTATCGCGGCGATTCGCTCATCCTGGAGTCGGAGTGGGACACACCACGCGGCACGGTACGCGTGATCGATTTCATGCCGCCCCGTGACGGCGCGCCCCAGCTCATCCGGATCGTGGAGGGCGTCAGCGGCCGGGTGCCCATGCGCTCGTCCCTGCGGATGCGGTTCAGCTACGGCCGGATCACCCCCTGGGTGCACAAGGTCGACAACCGCACGGTCGCCGTGGCCGGACCGGACTCCGTCTGGCTGGACACATCGGCGGAGACGTACGGCAAGGACCTGACGACGTACTCCGACTTCACGGTCTCCCCCGGCGACCGCATCGCCTTCACGATCAGCTGGCAGCCCTCGCACCACCAGCCGCCCGGCCTGCCGGAGCCGGAGGGTTCGCTGGAGGCGACCGAGAACTTCTGGGAGGAGTGGGTCGCGCAGTGTACGTACCACGGCCCCTACCGGGAGGCCGTGATCCGTTCGCTCATCACGCTCAAGGCGCTCACCTACGCGCCGACCGGCGGCATCGTCGCCGCGCCCACCACCTCGCTGCCCGAGGAGATCGGGGGCGTACGGAACTGGGACTACCGCTACACCTGGCTCCGCGACGCCGCGATCACGCTCTCCTCGCTGCTGCGCACCGGCTACCGCGAAGAGGCCCGCGCCTGGCGCGAGTGGCTGCTGCGGGCCGTGGCGGGCGACCCGGAGAACCTGCAGATCATGTACGGCATCGCCGGCGAGCGCGAGCTCGGTGAGGCGGAACTGGACTGGCTGCCCGGTTACGAGAACTCCGGCCCGGTCCGCGTCGGCAACGGCGCCGCCGACCAGCTCCAGCTCGACGTGTACGGCGAGGTCACCGAGGCGCTGCACCTGGCACACATGACGGGCCTGGCCCGCAACGACTACGCCATGGGCCTCCAGCTCAAGCTGATCAGCTACCTGGAGCAGCACTGGTACGAGCCGGACGAAGGCATCTGGGAGGTGCGCGGTCCCCGTCGGCATTTCGTGCACTCCAAGGTGATGGCCTGGGTCGCGGTCGACCGGACGATCAAGCTGATCGAGTCCGGCGACGTGGAAGGGCCGCTGGAGCGGTGGCGCGAGTTGCGCGACGACATCCACCGCGACGTCTGCGACCGGGGCTACGACCCCGAGCGCAACACCTTCACGCAGTCCTACGGGTCGAAGGAACTGGACGCCTCGCTGCTGCTGATCCCGCAGATGGGCTTCCTCCCGCCGGACGACAAGCGGGTCATCGGCACGATCGAGGCGATCCAGCGCGAGCTGTCGACCGAGGACGGGTTCGTGCTGCGTTACCCGACCTCCGGCGACGACGCGGGCGTGGACGGCCTGGAGGGCGACGAGGGCGCGTTCCTCGCGTGCTCCTTCTGGCTGGCGGACGACCTGGCGATGATCGGCCGGGTCGACGAGGCCCGCCAGCTCTTCGAGAAGCTGCTCTCGCTCCGCAACGACCTGGGACTGCTCGCCGAGGAGTGGGACTCCCGGCTCCAGCGCCAGGTGGGCAACTTCCCGCAGGCGTTCAGCCACGTCCCGCTCATCGACACCGCGCTGCGCCTGACGGCCAGCGGGGCGTACGCGGGCTGA
- a CDS encoding CTP synthase, translating to MQPTSTTTKHIFVTGGVASSLGKGLTASSLGALLKARGLRVTMQKLDPYLNVDPGTMNPFQHGEVFVTNDGAETDLDIGHYERFLDVDLDGSANVTTGQVYSQVIAKERRGEYLGDTVQVIPHITNEIKSRIRRMATGDVDVVITEVGGTVGDIESLPFLETVRQVRHEVGRDNVFVVHISLLPYIGPSGELKTKPTQHSVAALRNIGIQPDAIVLRADREVPTAIKRKISLMCDVDESAVVACVDAKSIYDIPKVLHTEGLDAYVVRKLDLPFRDVDWSTWDDLLDRVHNPDHEVTVALVGKYIDLPDAYLSVTEAIRAGGFANKARVKVEWVTSDDCKTPAGAARHLAGVDAICIPGGFGERGVDGKVGAIQYARENKVPLLGLCLGLQCIVIEAARNVAGIPDANSTEFDAATSHPVISTMEEQLAYVEGAGDLGGTMRLGLYPAKLAEGSLVREAYSGEPYVEERHRHRYEVNNAYRTELEKKAGLVFSGTSPDNKLVEYVEYPREVHPYLVATQAHPELRSRPTRPHPLFAGLVKAAVARQAQAAESGK from the coding sequence ATGCAGCCCACATCCACGACGACCAAGCACATCTTCGTCACCGGGGGTGTCGCCTCCTCCCTCGGCAAGGGTCTGACTGCCTCCAGCCTGGGTGCACTCCTCAAGGCGCGTGGTCTCCGGGTCACGATGCAGAAGCTCGACCCGTACCTCAACGTCGACCCCGGCACGATGAACCCGTTCCAGCACGGTGAGGTGTTCGTCACCAACGACGGCGCCGAGACGGACCTGGACATCGGCCACTACGAGCGCTTCCTCGACGTCGACCTCGACGGTTCCGCCAACGTCACGACCGGGCAGGTCTACTCCCAGGTCATCGCCAAGGAGCGGCGCGGCGAGTACCTCGGCGACACCGTCCAGGTCATCCCGCACATCACCAACGAGATCAAGTCCCGCATCCGCCGCATGGCGACCGGCGACGTCGACGTGGTCATCACCGAGGTCGGCGGCACCGTCGGCGACATCGAGTCGCTGCCGTTCCTGGAGACCGTCCGCCAGGTGCGCCACGAGGTCGGCCGGGACAACGTCTTCGTCGTGCACATCTCGCTGCTGCCCTACATCGGCCCCTCCGGCGAGCTGAAGACCAAGCCGACCCAGCACTCCGTGGCCGCGCTCCGCAACATCGGCATCCAGCCGGACGCCATCGTGCTCCGCGCCGACCGCGAGGTCCCCACCGCCATCAAGCGCAAGATCTCGCTGATGTGCGACGTGGACGAGAGCGCCGTCGTCGCCTGCGTCGACGCCAAGTCGATCTACGACATCCCGAAGGTGCTGCACACCGAGGGCCTCGACGCCTACGTCGTGCGCAAGCTCGACCTGCCCTTCCGGGACGTGGACTGGTCCACCTGGGACGACCTGCTGGACCGCGTCCACAACCCCGACCACGAGGTCACCGTCGCCCTGGTCGGCAAGTACATCGACCTCCCCGACGCCTACCTCTCGGTCACCGAGGCCATCCGCGCCGGCGGCTTCGCGAACAAGGCCCGCGTCAAGGTCGAGTGGGTCACCTCCGACGACTGCAAGACCCCGGCCGGCGCCGCCCGCCACCTCGCGGGCGTGGACGCCATCTGCATCCCCGGCGGCTTCGGCGAGCGCGGTGTCGACGGCAAGGTGGGCGCCATCCAGTACGCCCGCGAGAACAAGGTGCCGCTGCTCGGCCTCTGCCTGGGCCTCCAGTGCATCGTGATCGAGGCGGCCCGCAACGTCGCCGGCATCCCGGACGCCAACTCCACCGAGTTCGACGCGGCGACCTCCCACCCCGTCATCTCCACGATGGAGGAGCAGCTCGCGTACGTCGAGGGCGCGGGCGACCTGGGCGGCACCATGCGTCTGGGCCTCTACCCGGCGAAGCTCGCCGAGGGCTCGCTCGTCCGTGAGGCGTACTCCGGCGAGCCGTACGTCGAGGAGCGCCACCGTCACCGCTACGAGGTGAACAACGCCTACCGCACGGAGCTGGAGAAGAAGGCCGGACTGGTCTTCTCCGGCACCTCTCCGGACAACAAGCTCGTCGAGTACGTCGAGTACCCGCGCGAGGTCCACCCCTACCTCGTCGCCACCCAGGCCCACCCGGAGCTGCGCTCCCGCCCGACCCGCCCGCACCCGCTCTTCGCGGGTCTGGTGAAGGCCGCCGTCGCGCGTCAGGCGCAGGCCGCCGAATCGGGCAAGTAG
- a CDS encoding NUDIX hydrolase produces MGIQDRAEEWRVTATVTPFTGNKTSVRTDDVVMPDGTVVGRDYQVHPGSVAILAIDDEDHVLVLRQYRHPVRQKLWEIPAGLLDVPGENPLAAAQRELYEEAHVKAEDWRVLTDVYTSPGGSDEAVRIFLARDLSEAVGERFAVAEEEADMELARVPLKDLVRGVLAGDLHNSCLVMGVLALTAARTADGEQSLRPAEAPWPARPFEA; encoded by the coding sequence ATGGGCATCCAGGACAGGGCCGAGGAATGGCGGGTCACCGCGACGGTGACGCCCTTCACCGGCAACAAGACCAGCGTCCGCACGGACGACGTCGTGATGCCCGACGGTACGGTCGTGGGCCGCGACTACCAGGTCCACCCCGGCTCCGTCGCGATCCTGGCGATCGACGACGAGGACCACGTCCTGGTGCTGCGTCAGTACCGCCACCCCGTGCGCCAGAAGCTCTGGGAGATCCCGGCCGGACTGCTCGACGTCCCCGGCGAGAACCCGCTCGCCGCCGCCCAGCGCGAGCTGTACGAGGAGGCGCACGTCAAGGCGGAGGACTGGCGGGTCCTGACCGACGTCTACACCAGCCCCGGCGGTTCCGACGAGGCGGTGCGCATCTTCCTCGCCCGTGATCTCTCCGAAGCGGTGGGCGAGCGTTTCGCGGTCGCCGAGGAAGAGGCGGACATGGAGCTGGCGCGGGTCCCGCTGAAGGACCTGGTCCGCGGCGTCCTCGCGGGCGACCTGCACAACAGCTGCCTGGTCATGGGGGTACTGGCGCTGACCGCGGCCCGGACGGCGGACGGCGAGCAGTCGCTGCGCCCGGCCGAGGCCCCCTGGCCCGCCCGTCCGTTCGAGGCGTAG
- a CDS encoding tetratricopeptide repeat protein has protein sequence MTDQAVDTSGPARAPGTEEPSGVVPPELFGRQRELKALQEDIERAGLNTIAGRKAARARVLLIAGRAGSGRSALAAAFAHALTGTAPAGGSTGPLPWAAPGTGTGDYPDGVLRVSLTDPDGTRVPSERTAREILGLLSLATPPGADADELTEMVREALAVRRLLLLLDDAVDAEQVDPLLPDGPGCLVLATATGPLTGVPDVRPCTIGGLDTGSAVRLLARVVGQVRITVDPRSAETLVEECGGQPAALLLVAGWIAARPTASVADATQHLLRTPQDTEQPVGARPLVRAFRMAHDSLLETPARILRLLALAPGGLADAHTASALAGCSVLAARRTLDDFTGLGLLRTDGAAEPQYEVPGALAPLLRALLEERDRPAEIELARARMLERTVRLLHSCRAVAEPEDSPARGKLAGLPKTLRFAAPEEAAVWLRVRLPSLVAAARMAVADGELDTLARRLVAALVRALAAHLGTEAAAPELYGLHGLVLDVAERRELPRERAAALLNLADLDAGTGRTRTALARYRAALDAGREAKDLYATGRAMESVGGAYAELGDYPRASDWYGRALAQRLAQGDREGEARLYGRLGAVHAYAGRYGEALRNWRAAASGLRRIGDLPAQARALSEAARVQEYAGRPHDSLRTCREAVDLARRAEDVRLQAALQLRLADTLDRLGDPAAAALHRATADRLLGETESTYENLGASVEN, from the coding sequence GTGACGGATCAGGCGGTGGACACCAGCGGCCCGGCCCGAGCGCCCGGCACCGAGGAGCCCTCCGGTGTCGTCCCACCCGAACTGTTCGGCCGTCAGCGAGAGTTGAAAGCCCTTCAGGAGGACATCGAGCGGGCCGGGCTGAACACCATCGCCGGCCGCAAGGCGGCCCGCGCCCGGGTCCTGCTGATCGCCGGACGCGCGGGATCGGGGCGCAGTGCCCTCGCCGCCGCCTTCGCGCACGCGCTGACCGGCACGGCCCCCGCCGGCGGCTCCACGGGCCCCCTTCCCTGGGCCGCGCCCGGCACCGGCACCGGCGACTACCCGGACGGTGTCCTGCGCGTCAGCCTGACCGACCCCGACGGCACCCGGGTGCCGTCGGAGCGCACCGCCCGCGAGATCCTCGGCCTGCTCTCCCTGGCCACGCCGCCCGGCGCGGACGCCGACGAGCTCACCGAGATGGTCCGCGAAGCCCTCGCCGTGCGGCGGCTGCTGCTCCTGCTCGACGACGCGGTGGACGCCGAGCAGGTGGACCCCCTCCTCCCGGACGGCCCCGGCTGCCTGGTGCTGGCCACCGCGACCGGCCCGCTGACGGGTGTCCCCGACGTCCGTCCCTGCACCATCGGCGGGCTGGACACCGGCTCCGCCGTGCGCCTCCTGGCGCGGGTGGTCGGCCAGGTGCGGATCACCGTGGACCCCCGGAGCGCCGAGACCCTGGTGGAGGAGTGCGGCGGCCAGCCCGCCGCCCTGCTGCTCGTCGCCGGGTGGATCGCCGCCCGTCCGACCGCCTCCGTCGCCGACGCCACCCAGCACTTGCTGCGCACTCCGCAGGACACGGAGCAGCCGGTGGGCGCCCGGCCGCTGGTCCGCGCCTTCCGGATGGCCCACGACTCCCTGCTGGAGACCCCCGCCCGGATACTGCGACTGCTCGCGCTGGCACCCGGGGGCCTCGCCGACGCCCACACCGCCTCCGCGCTGGCCGGCTGCTCCGTCCTGGCCGCCCGCCGGACCCTGGACGACTTCACCGGCCTCGGGCTGCTGCGCACGGACGGCGCCGCCGAACCCCAGTACGAGGTGCCGGGCGCCCTGGCACCCCTGCTGCGGGCCCTCCTGGAGGAGCGGGACCGGCCGGCCGAGATCGAACTGGCCCGGGCCCGGATGCTGGAGCGCACCGTACGGCTGCTCCACTCCTGCCGGGCGGTCGCCGAGCCGGAGGACTCCCCGGCCCGGGGCAAGCTCGCCGGACTGCCCAAGACGCTCCGCTTCGCCGCCCCGGAGGAGGCGGCCGTCTGGCTGCGCGTCAGGCTGCCCTCCCTGGTGGCCGCCGCCCGCATGGCGGTGGCGGACGGAGAACTGGACACCCTCGCCCGCCGCCTGGTGGCGGCCCTGGTGCGGGCGCTCGCCGCGCACCTGGGCACGGAGGCCGCCGCGCCCGAGCTGTACGGGCTGCACGGCCTGGTGCTCGACGTCGCCGAGCGCCGGGAGCTGCCCCGGGAACGCGCAGCCGCGCTGCTCAACCTCGCCGACCTCGACGCCGGTACGGGCCGCACCCGCACCGCCCTCGCCCGCTACCGGGCCGCCCTGGACGCCGGACGGGAGGCGAAGGACCTCTACGCCACCGGCCGCGCCATGGAGTCCGTAGGGGGCGCCTACGCCGAACTGGGGGACTACCCGCGCGCCTCCGACTGGTACGGCCGGGCGCTCGCGCAGCGGCTCGCCCAGGGCGACCGCGAGGGTGAGGCCCGGCTGTACGGGCGGCTCGGCGCGGTGCACGCGTACGCCGGACGGTACGGCGAGGCGCTGCGGAACTGGCGGGCCGCCGCGTCCGGCCTGCGCAGGATCGGTGACCTCCCGGCCCAGGCCAGGGCGCTCAGCGAGGCGGCCCGGGTCCAGGAGTACGCGGGCCGCCCGCACGACTCGCTGCGCACCTGCCGGGAGGCCGTCGACCTCGCCCGGCGGGCCGAGGACGTGCGGCTCCAGGCGGCGCTGCAGCTGCGGCTGGCCGACACCCTGGACCGGCTCGGCGATCCCGCGGCGGCCGCGCTGCACCGGGCCACGGCGGACCGGCTGCTGGGCGAGACGGAATCCACCTACGAAAACCTTGGCGCTTCGGTCGAAAATTAG
- the ald gene encoding alanine dehydrogenase, with the protein MKVGIPREVKNNEFRVAITPAGVHELVRHGHEVVVERNAGAGSSIPDEEYAAAGARVLPTADEVWAAADLLLKVKEPVAEEYHRLRKGQTLFTYLHLAASRECTDALLGSGTTAIAYETVETANRALPLLAPMSEVAGRLAPQVGAYHLMRSAGGRGVLPGGVPGTAAARAVVIGGGVSGWNATQIAVGLGFHVTLLDRDVNKLREADRVFGTRVQTVVSNAFELEKAVVGADLVVGAVLVPGAKAPKLVTNELVAKMKPGSVLVDIAIDQGGCFEDSHPTTHAEPTFTVHDSVFYCVANMPGAVPNTSTYALTNATLPYIVELANRGWVEALRRDAALARGLNTHDGQVVYREVAEAHDLPHVELGSIVG; encoded by the coding sequence GTGAAGGTCGGCATCCCCCGCGAAGTCAAGAACAACGAGTTCCGGGTGGCGATCACGCCGGCCGGAGTGCACGAGCTGGTCCGGCACGGCCACGAGGTCGTCGTCGAACGGAACGCCGGTGCGGGCTCGTCCATCCCGGACGAGGAGTACGCCGCCGCCGGCGCGCGCGTCCTGCCCACCGCGGACGAGGTCTGGGCCGCCGCCGACCTGCTGCTCAAGGTCAAGGAGCCGGTCGCCGAGGAGTACCACCGGCTCCGCAAGGGCCAGACTCTCTTCACCTACCTCCACCTCGCGGCCTCCCGCGAGTGCACCGACGCGCTGCTGGGGTCGGGTACCACGGCCATCGCGTACGAGACCGTCGAGACCGCGAACCGCGCGCTGCCCTTGCTCGCCCCCATGTCCGAGGTCGCGGGCCGGCTGGCCCCGCAGGTCGGCGCCTACCACCTGATGCGCTCGGCGGGCGGCCGGGGCGTGCTGCCCGGCGGCGTCCCCGGCACGGCCGCCGCCAGGGCGGTCGTCATCGGCGGCGGCGTCTCCGGCTGGAACGCCACCCAGATCGCCGTGGGGCTCGGCTTCCACGTCACCCTGCTCGACCGGGACGTCAACAAGCTGCGCGAGGCCGACAGGGTCTTCGGGACCCGGGTGCAGACCGTGGTCTCCAACGCCTTCGAACTGGAGAAGGCGGTCGTCGGGGCCGACCTCGTCGTCGGTGCCGTCCTCGTCCCGGGCGCGAAGGCCCCGAAGCTGGTCACCAACGAGCTCGTCGCCAAGATGAAGCCCGGAAGTGTTCTTGTCGACATTGCGATCGACCAGGGCGGCTGCTTCGAGGACTCGCACCCGACCACACACGCCGAACCCACCTTCACGGTCCACGATTCGGTGTTCTACTGCGTCGCGAACATGCCCGGCGCGGTTCCGAACACCTCCACCTACGCCCTCACCAACGCCACGCTCCCGTACATCGTCGAGCTGGCGAACCGGGGATGGGTCGAGGCGCTGCGCCGGGACGCGGCCCTGGCCAGGGGCCTCAACACCCATGACGGGCAAGTCGTTTACCGCGAAGTCGCCGAGGCGCACGACCTTCCGCACGTCGAGCTGGGCTCGATCGTCGGCTGA
- a CDS encoding ParA family protein — protein sequence MPARGQGPNGLEAVGSVAVRTFATHQHMTTPPQMMDGLHVNAMAGNESGRDTAHLADFADMPEGHFYDPDAEYEPDPEYAATLAPDAARQRRERIGPTGRPLPYFPIPGPLTEHGPAKIIAMCNQKGGVGKTTSTINLGAALAEYGRRVLLVDFDPQGALSVGLGVNPMELDLTVYNLLMERGMAADEVLLKTAVPNMDLLPSNIDLSAAEVQLVSEVARESTLQRALKPLMADYDYIVIDCQPSLGLLTVNALTAAHKVIVPLECEFFALRGVALLTETIEKVQERLNPELELDGILATMYDSRTVHSREVLARVVEAFDDHVYHTVIGRTVRFPETTVAGEPITTYASNSVGAAAYRQLAREVLARCHAE from the coding sequence ATGCCTGCACGGGGTCAGGGCCCGAACGGGCTCGAAGCTGTCGGCTCCGTCGCGGTCCGCACCTTCGCGACCCACCAGCACATGACGACGCCCCCCCAGATGATGGACGGCCTACACGTGAACGCCATGGCCGGCAACGAGAGTGGCCGCGACACCGCCCACCTCGCCGACTTCGCCGATATGCCCGAGGGGCACTTCTACGACCCCGACGCCGAGTACGAACCCGATCCGGAGTACGCGGCCACACTCGCCCCCGACGCGGCGCGACAGCGCCGTGAGCGGATCGGCCCGACCGGGCGCCCGTTGCCCTACTTCCCGATCCCGGGACCGCTGACCGAGCACGGTCCCGCCAAGATCATCGCGATGTGCAACCAGAAGGGCGGGGTGGGAAAGACCACCTCGACCATCAACCTGGGTGCCGCGCTCGCCGAGTACGGACGACGTGTCCTGCTCGTCGACTTCGACCCGCAGGGCGCCCTCTCGGTCGGCCTCGGCGTCAACCCGATGGAGCTGGACCTCACCGTCTACAACCTGCTCATGGAGCGGGGCATGGCGGCCGACGAGGTTCTGCTGAAGACGGCGGTCCCCAACATGGACCTGCTGCCCAGCAACATCGACCTGTCCGCCGCCGAGGTGCAGCTCGTCAGCGAGGTGGCCCGCGAGTCGACCCTGCAGCGCGCGCTCAAGCCGCTGATGGCCGACTACGACTACATCGTGATCGACTGTCAGCCCTCGCTCGGCCTGCTCACCGTGAACGCCCTGACGGCCGCACACAAGGTGATCGTGCCGCTGGAGTGCGAGTTCTTCGCACTGCGCGGTGTGGCCCTGCTCACCGAGACCATCGAGAAGGTCCAGGAGCGGCTCAACCCCGAGCTGGAGCTCGACGGCATCCTCGCCACGATGTACGACTCCCGTACGGTGCACAGCCGCGAGGTGCTCGCCCGTGTGGTGGAGGCCTTCGACGACCACGTCTACCACACGGTCATCGGACGCACGGTGCGCTTCCCGGAGACCACGGTCGCCGGTGAACCCATCACCACGTACGCCTCCAACTCGGTCGGCGCCGCCGCCTACCGACAGCTCGCCAGGGAGGTGCTCGCCCGGTGTCACGCCGAGTGA